From the Alloalcanivorax dieselolei B5 genome, one window contains:
- a CDS encoding 1,2-dihydroxy-3-keto-5-methylthiopentene dioxygenase, with product MSNLKIFHDGEPENPQLVVESKAAMAVELAKAGIRYEQWQATKPLTASPSQEEVLEAYAQDIDRLKREEGYQTVDVVSMQPDHPDKAVFREKFLDEHRHSEDEVRFFVEGQGLFTLHIEGQVYEVLCTKGDLISVPANTAHWFDMGPNPHFVAIRLFNNPEGWVANFTGSDIAGRFSRLEN from the coding sequence ATGAGCAATCTGAAAATTTTCCACGACGGTGAACCGGAGAATCCGCAACTGGTGGTGGAAAGCAAAGCCGCCATGGCGGTGGAACTGGCCAAGGCCGGGATCCGCTATGAACAATGGCAGGCGACCAAGCCGTTGACGGCCAGTCCATCCCAGGAAGAAGTGCTGGAAGCCTACGCCCAGGACATCGACCGCCTGAAGCGCGAGGAAGGCTACCAGACCGTGGACGTGGTCAGCATGCAACCGGATCATCCGGACAAAGCGGTGTTCCGGGAAAAGTTTCTGGACGAGCACCGCCACTCGGAAGACGAGGTTCGTTTCTTCGTCGAGGGTCAGGGACTGTTTACGTTGCACATCGAGGGCCAGGTTTATGAAGTGTTGTGCACCAAGGGCGACCTGATCTCGGTGCCGGCTAATACCGCGCACTGGTTCGATATGGGCCCGAACCCGCACTTCGTGGCCATCCGTTTGTTCAATAATCCGGAAGGCTGGGTGGCCAACTTCACCGGCAGTGATATCGCCGGCCGGTTCAGCCGCCTGGAGAACTGA
- a CDS encoding DUF2489 domain-containing protein, with protein sequence MGMAAQLALAIGIGLLIGVLLGLLIWRWMSRRREAALERHRHAQVLESLEVLSRAYMQGQVDAGEASLRMAVLLDCLPARIAPKVDLSAIHQLASDCENFHRGDARKALPPAQRNREDLDRLRLEDEQAEAFMQATERLAGVLVQWRQQLCPRRRTD encoded by the coding sequence ATGGGGATGGCGGCGCAATTGGCTCTGGCAATCGGGATCGGTCTGCTGATCGGTGTACTGCTGGGGTTACTGATCTGGCGCTGGATGTCACGGCGCCGTGAAGCCGCCCTTGAGCGGCATCGCCATGCCCAGGTGCTGGAGAGCCTGGAAGTGCTCAGTCGTGCTTATATGCAAGGGCAGGTGGATGCCGGCGAGGCGAGCCTGCGAATGGCGGTGCTGCTGGACTGTTTGCCGGCGCGGATCGCGCCAAAAGTGGATCTGTCGGCGATTCATCAACTGGCCAGCGACTGCGAGAACTTTCATCGGGGCGATGCCCGCAAAGCGCTGCCTCCGGCTCAACGCAACCGGGAGGATCTTGACCGCCTGCGTCTGGAAGACGAGCAAGCGGAGGCGTTCATGCAGGCCACCGAACGGCTTGCGGGCGTGCTGGTGCAATGGCGGCAACAACTTTGTCCGCGCCGGCGGACTGACTGA
- a CDS encoding methylthioribulose 1-phosphate dehydratase, which produces MSQRPYSIAAFREAARTLAATGHRLYQQGWSPATSSNYSIRLNAGHAAITCSGKDKGLLEETDIMVVDLQGQPVGDGKPSAETLLHTQLYRRFDKVGAVLHTHSHASTVLTMHWPADHLTLEGYELLKALEGITTHDTRVTLPVFDNTQDIAELSARVDQAMDQGLANHAYLIRGHGLYTWAADMATCYRQLEALETLLAIELDRRRLG; this is translated from the coding sequence ATGAGCCAGCGCCCCTATTCCATCGCCGCCTTCCGTGAAGCCGCCCGCACCCTGGCGGCCACCGGCCATCGTCTGTATCAGCAGGGCTGGTCCCCCGCCACCAGCAGTAATTACTCAATACGCTTGAACGCCGGGCACGCCGCCATTACCTGCTCCGGCAAGGACAAGGGGCTGCTGGAAGAAACCGATATCATGGTGGTGGATTTGCAGGGCCAGCCGGTGGGGGATGGCAAGCCCTCGGCGGAAACCCTGTTGCACACCCAGCTCTACCGGCGTTTTGACAAGGTCGGCGCGGTGCTGCATACCCACAGCCATGCCTCCACCGTGTTGACCATGCACTGGCCGGCGGATCACCTTACCCTGGAAGGGTATGAGCTGCTGAAAGCGCTGGAGGGCATTACCACCCACGACACCCGGGTCACCCTGCCCGTATTCGACAATACTCAGGACATCGCCGAGTTGTCGGCACGGGTGGATCAGGCCATGGACCAGGGCCTGGCCAACCACGCTTACCTGATCCGTGGCCATGGTCTGTACACCTGGGCCGCGGATATGGCCACCTGTTACCGCCAGTTGGAGGCGTTGGAGACGCTGCTGGCCATTGAACTGGATCGTCGCCGGCTGGGTTGA
- the mtnA gene encoding S-methyl-5-thioribose-1-phosphate isomerase — translation MALASLAIRWHDTALDLLDQRALPADTTWLRITNARDAAHAIREMVVRGAPAIGITAGYGLALEAQRLGDQASLAALAPAFEVLAASRPTAVNLFWALDRLRQAAGDLSGAALARHLSEQAERLHRDDLAANRRLGEAGLALLPEGARVYTHCNTGALATGGHGTALGIIRSAWEAGRLRSVYAGETRPWQQGARLTSWELMQDGIPVTLVVDSCAAMLMAQGEVDVVIVGADRIAANGDTANKIGTYSLAVLARHHGIPFIVAAPDSTLDAAMQDGSGIVIEQRPAEEVRQVAGQPCAPADCPVHNPAFDVTPAALISAIVTENGVIPSPDPTAMAAYFARSAS, via the coding sequence ATGGCCCTGGCGAGTCTCGCGATCCGCTGGCACGACACCGCGCTTGATCTGCTCGATCAGCGCGCCCTGCCCGCCGACACTACCTGGCTGCGCATCACCAACGCGCGCGACGCCGCCCACGCCATTCGCGAGATGGTGGTGCGCGGCGCGCCCGCTATCGGCATCACCGCCGGCTATGGCCTGGCACTGGAAGCCCAACGGCTTGGCGACCAGGCGTCCCTGGCGGCGCTGGCGCCGGCCTTCGAGGTGCTTGCCGCGAGCCGCCCCACCGCGGTGAATTTGTTCTGGGCGCTGGACCGGCTGCGCCAGGCCGCCGGCGATCTCAGTGGCGCTGCCCTCGCCCGGCACCTGAGTGAGCAGGCCGAGCGCCTGCATCGGGACGATCTGGCCGCCAATCGGCGTCTCGGCGAGGCGGGTCTGGCCCTTCTGCCTGAAGGGGCCCGCGTTTATACCCACTGCAACACCGGCGCTCTGGCCACCGGCGGCCACGGCACCGCCCTCGGCATCATCCGTTCCGCCTGGGAGGCAGGCCGCTTGCGGTCAGTGTATGCCGGGGAGACGCGGCCCTGGCAGCAGGGGGCTCGCCTGACCAGTTGGGAGCTGATGCAGGACGGCATTCCCGTCACCCTGGTGGTGGACAGTTGCGCCGCCATGCTGATGGCCCAGGGCGAGGTGGATGTGGTGATCGTTGGTGCCGACCGCATCGCCGCCAACGGCGATACCGCCAACAAGATCGGCACCTATTCCCTGGCCGTGCTGGCTCGCCATCATGGCATTCCGTTCATTGTCGCGGCACCGGATTCGACCCTGGACGCGGCGATGCAGGACGGTTCCGGCATCGTCATCGAGCAACGTCCGGCGGAGGAAGTCCGGCAGGTGGCGGGCCAGCCCTGCGCCCCGGCGGACTGCCCGGTCCATAATCCCGCCTTCGATGTGACGCCGGCCGCCTTGATCAGCGCCATTGTTACTGAAAACGGGGTTATCCCGTCCCCCGACCCGACCGCCATGGCGGCGTATTTCGCCCGGAGTGCCTCATGA
- the mtnC gene encoding acireductone synthase produces MTIEAILTDIEGTTSSISFVKEVLFPYADREMEAFLRTHWERPAVAECVAQARAESGQPLASPEQAAALFRGWIAEDRKITPLKTLQGMIWQAGYESGDYQAHMYSDAVEQLREWQARGLKLYVYSSGSIAAQKLFFGYSEAGDLTPLFSGYYDTTSGGKKEADSYRRITADIGVAPERVLFLSDVEAELDAAREAGLRTTLLDREKVLLNTSHARAETFYDVAL; encoded by the coding sequence ATGACGATCGAGGCCATTCTCACCGACATCGAAGGCACCACCAGCAGTATTTCCTTCGTCAAGGAAGTGCTGTTCCCCTATGCCGACCGGGAAATGGAAGCTTTCCTGCGCACGCACTGGGAACGGCCCGCCGTGGCGGAATGCGTGGCCCAGGCCCGTGCCGAGAGCGGCCAGCCGCTGGCGTCACCGGAGCAGGCCGCGGCCTTGTTCCGCGGCTGGATCGCCGAGGACCGCAAGATCACGCCTCTGAAAACGCTGCAGGGCATGATCTGGCAAGCGGGTTATGAGAGTGGCGACTACCAGGCTCACATGTATTCCGACGCGGTGGAACAGCTGCGGGAATGGCAGGCTCGGGGGCTGAAGCTGTACGTGTATTCGTCCGGCTCCATCGCCGCCCAGAAGCTGTTCTTCGGCTACAGTGAGGCCGGTGACCTGACGCCGTTGTTCAGCGGCTATTACGACACCACCAGCGGCGGCAAGAAAGAAGCCGACAGCTACCGGCGTATCACCGCCGACATCGGCGTGGCTCCCGAGCGGGTGTTGTTTCTCTCCGACGTGGAAGCGGAATTGGACGCGGCGCGGGAGGCCGGCCTGCGCACCACCCTGCTGGACCGCGAAAAGGTTTTGCTGAACACATCACATGCCCGCGCTGAAACCTTTTACGACGTCGCTCTCTGA